Genomic segment of Oncorhynchus tshawytscha isolate Ot180627B linkage group LG13, Otsh_v2.0, whole genome shotgun sequence:
GATGCTGATCCACCACACCATGAGCATCCTGGGTATCTTGTTGACCCTGAGCTTGGGGGAATCAGGCATTGAGTCATGCGCTGTAATCTTTGCCAGTGAGATCACCAACCCCCTTCTGCAAGCTCGCTGGTTCCTGAGACAGTTGGGTCGCTATGAGAGCCTGACAGGGGAGGCGGTAGATGTTCTGTTTGTAGTGCTATTTGTGTTTATGCGCATAGTGGTTGGCGGAAGGATGTTGTACTGCGAGCTCATCTCCCCATGGCCCAGGTTCATTATAAAGTGTGAGGGAGTTGCCATGTATGTGCTATCCTGGGTGTTCATGGTGGAcataggtgtcacgccctggtcaaagtattttgtgtttatctttatgtatttggtcaggccagggtgtggcatggggttttgtaattgtggtgtgtttgtcttggggttttggtggtgatattgggattgtagcttagtgggttgtctagcaaggtctatggctgtctggagtggttctcaatcagaggcaggtgcttatcgttgtctctgattgggaaccatatttaggcagccatattctttgagtttgtcgtgggtgattgtccttagtgtcctatgtgtactctctgttagtttgcaccagataggctgtttcggtttcgtttattgttttgtgtagtgttcgtgttttctttgttgtattaaacatggatcgcaatcgacacgctgcagtttggtccgactctccttcatcaccactagaaaaccgttacagaatcacccaccaccaacggaccaagcggcgtgtcaacaggcaggagcagccgaaaaaggagatgctcaacaaggatttctggtcatgggagatcttcgacgggagaggaccctgggctaaaccaggggagtgtagccgcccaaaggagcaacaggagaagaggcaacagaggcagcagcagcaggagcagcagcagctacagtgggagaggttgcaccacctggagaaatggacatgggaggaggaattggacggtaaaggaccctggaatgagcctggagattattgtcgccccaaagccgagctggaggcagcaaaagcagagaggcggcattatgaggagctagcacggcagagcggatggaagcccgagagtcagccccaaaaatttcttcgggggggggctcacagggagtatggctatgccaggtaggagacctacgcaaactccctgtgcttactggggggctggagagaccgggcaggcaccgtgttatgctgtggagcgcacggtgtctccagtgcgggtgcacagcccggttcggtatattccagctcctcgtatcggccgggctagagtgggcatcgagccaggtaaggttgggcaggctcggtgctcaagagctccagtgcgcctgcacggtccggtctatccagtaccacctccacaccccagccctccggtagcagctccccgcaccaggcttcctgtgcgtgtcctcggtccagtaccaccagtaccagcaccacgcatcaggcctacagtgcgcctcgcctctccagcgctgtcggagcctttctcctctcctgcgctgccttcctccgacacagcgctgcaggagtctcccgcctgttcagcgcagccagagctgccagtctgcatgaagcagccagagctgtcagtctgcatggagcagccagagctgtcagtctgcatggagcagtcagagctgtcagtctgcatggagcagccagagctgtcagtctacatgaagcagcccgagctgccagtctgcatgaagcagccagtctacatggagcagccagagctgtcagtctgcatgaagcagccagtctgcatggagcttccagtctgcatggagcttccagtctgcatggagctgccagtctgcatggagctgccagtctgcaaggagctgccagtctgcaaggagctgccagtctgcacggagctgtcagtctgcacggagctgtcagtctgtaaggagctgccagtctgcaaggagctgccagtcagcacggagccgccagagcggtcagtctgtaagaagccgccagagctgtcagcctatatggagcagctagtgccgccagtctgcccagcgccgccagtgcccccagtctgcccagcgtcgccagtctgcccagcgccgtcagtctgcccagcatcgccagtctgcccagcaccgccagtctgcccagcaccgccagtctgcccagcgtcgtcagtctgcccagcgtcgtcggtctgcccagcgtcgtcggtctgcccagcgtcgtcagtctgcccagcgccgccagtctgcccagcgccgccagtctgcccagcgccgccagtctgcccagcgccgccagatctgccagtcagccagactcttccagatctgccagtcagccagactcttccagatctgccagtcagccagactcttccagatctgccagtcaaccagactcttccagatctgccagtcaaccagactcttccagatctgccagtcagccaggatctgccagtcagccaggatctgccagtcagccaggatctgctgaaaccaccagccagccaggagctggtagatctatctacctgcctgagcttcctctcactcctgagcttcctctcactcctgagcttcctctcactcctgagcttcctctcactcctgagcttcctctcactcctgagcttcctctcactcctgagcttcctctcactcctgagctttctctcactcctgagctttctctcactcccgagctttctctcactcccgagcttcccctcagtcccaagctgcctcggtcccgagctgtccttcagtcccgatctgctcctcagtccagtggggttctgggtgaggactactaggccatggtcggcggcgagggtggactatccagggacgaagggagaggggactaagacattaaaggagtggggtccacgccccgcgccggagccgccaccatggacagacgcccacccggaccctccctattgttttgaggtgcgttcgggagtccgcaccttagggggttctgtcacgccctggtcaaagtattttgtgtttatctttatgtatttggtcaggccagggtgtggcatggggtttttgtaattgtggtgtgtttgtcttggggttttggtggtgatattgggattgtagcttagtgggttgtctagcaaggtctatggctgtctggagtggttctcaatcagaggcaggtgcttatcgttgtctctgattgggaaccatatttaggcagccatattctttgagtttgtcgtgggtgattgtccttagtgtcctatgtgtactcgctgttagtttgcaccagataggctgtttcggtttcgtttattgttttgtgtagtgttcgtgttttctttgttgtattaaacatggatcgcaatcgacacgctgcagtttggtccgactctccttcatcaccactagaaaaccgttacaataggTCGTTTCGCCTACCGCAAGAGTCAATCCAAATACAGACGCTGGAGAAACCAACACAGATCGGCAGCAGCTAACGGACATGACGGAAAACAGACTGAAAGACTTCCTTATCATGATGAATAAAAACATCCAATGTTTATACTAATAGACCACCTTTATACAATTGGTTGTGCATACTGTAAACATGGGGTCAAAGTCAAGCCATTCTTTGGGCCTATATGATTATTGGGAACTATTTTTTGGTATTTAGCTAACACTtgtacatttgttttgtttgcttttttaattaaaaacaaGCATCTTGAAAAATGTACAACTGTAGCAAAAACAATTGAGACATAGTTTGTCATTGAAACCAAAGGACCTAGTGCCAATATGATGAACAGATGTATTTCACAAGCTTACTGCAATGAACTGTAACCTAATAGTATATTCTTCTAACCTTGTATCCAGCAATAAGTTGACTATTGGGAAACAGACACTTTTGATATCCATCCAGATGACATAACATCCCCTAGCCATCATAGGTTAGGCCACACCTGTTTTGAGGCAGTGAAATTGAACCAATACTGACTGTTTCCTTACTTTTATTTTGTTATTGTATGCAGTAGTTTTCCTGCAGAAATTCAACTTTTTTGCAATTTGTTGTATAATGTTTCTAATTTCAGTCTAATTTGTCTAATTTAAATTGTGGTACTCCTTATAGGCCATGGAATATCCCATGTTCCATTTTGTTTTCAGGAAGATGTTTATAAATGCTCGCTGAGATTGCAGTGTTATAGATTGTGTATTGTATGCATATTCATATGGAGTACAtgacactggcttttatataacATAAAACTCAGTAAAAAAACGTTTCTTATCTCTGTCTTTCGATTTAGCTAACAATAATGCTTTTCACAACGGTTTTTTGTTTAAGTTCACAGCAACAACAAATCAGTAACAAATTTGGAATAAAATATTATATGTTTAGTGGCATTCCATTGCTTGATTGGGTATATGAGTCATTAGTCATTGTAAATTAGTTGAAAATACCAACTGGTAAACAGTGATTTGTGCTAATTGTTTTGTATTGGTTGAAATGTTCCAGTATGACGCAAGGTCACATTTCCCAATATTGTATGCATTCATATTTGAAAATCACTACTTTTATATTAAATATTTAAATCTGGTGCCTAAAATGTTAGATCTGTGGAATGCTATATTAACTTTAACATTCACCATCCCTGTGTCTGTGATAAGGGAGAAACATACAAGTGTGACTTTATACATGTTCAAATGTAATGTTTACTTTTGTTGTGTGTTCAATAAATACCCTGAATACAGAGCTGGTATAAAAATATGTGTTGTAATATCAAGTAAATTAGTCCAAAAATGATTGCATCCCAGTAGGCCTATATAGTAAAAAAACGTTTTTGAACATTTtgaagagttttttttttttactcagggAACTACTAGTTTGCCATTTGTTGCAATGAacttttacatgtatttattttttattacaacAATTTTAAAGAGATACTAGTCTACATTACAATCAGAGATGTAGTGTAACCTTGTCCCGTACTGTAGGATAGGCTTATTGTGCAAAAGCCATCACAGAGTTCTCTGTGCTTGAAGCATTCAAATTGTCCACATGGTGGCATATGTAAATCACCAAATCCTCcattatactgtagtatagtccTCAACCAAAAATGTTTGAACACGTTTTGCTGCTAAATGCCATAACCATTTATCCCTGTAAAGTGTTATGATTTATGAGTTATGATTGTCACACCAGGAAATGATTGTACTTTATTAACTGGTCATTTTAATGGGATAGTTCACCCACAAATTAAAGTTAGTCAGAAGTTGTCACACCCCAAAAGGTGAGTCCTGATGAGTCCACATCCTAACCATCTGCTGTGTAGATCCATTTATACAGTATACTTGAATCCCAAATGAATGGGTGTGGTATAGGGATCTCATTTTATTCTGGGCCTTGTTTTCATTCATTTGGGTTGGAGGCATACAACGGTTAACATGGACTCCTCTTGACATTAGACCACTTTCTGAGACCTAAAATCATCTGAAAACTTTGATTTTGGAGTGTCAGATGTTTTCAAGTTTTAGGAGTGGTCTAACACAAATATATAAGTAGACACAATGAGGGGAATATAAGATGGTGTTGTAGAATACCAATGTGATAATCATTAGGccaataataacaatgataattTTTGGTTTCACAGAAAATGTATCTACATTTTAAGTTCAAAATAGATTTGGTCTACAGTAAAATATATGTGTAATCCTATCTGCCAAGAACATCCCGCCAGACACTATAATGAAAAAGGCGaatgtattattattgttattattatttatgaaaGTCTGGCAAGGTTTTTATTTGAATCCCATCTGCCAATGGCATCCAATTAGACACCATAATGAAAAAGGCAaatgtattactattattattgttattatttatgaTAGTCTGGCATGTTTTTTTCGGCGGAAGTAGACAGACGCAAATTGGGAGCTGTTGGCCAGGGCGTAGTTATCCTGATATTTAGTGAAATTGTAGAATGTCGTGTATTTTTCTCCTCAATAACACATCTGGAAACACATTCTAATAATCACATTATTCTAAAGTGATAACCGGCTCAGTGTTTATTTTTTGTAATTGAGATAATtattttgttagctagctatccttGTTAGCATAGACGTTCAAGGGAATTCTGCAGAGAAACAACTCAAATTGTCTGAATTCTGGAAACATGGAGTCAACGAAAACTGCGCTCCGTTAAGTTCTGTGGATGTTTGCAACCCGAAGGAGATCTACAAGAAACATTTGAAACGGTTCCTTAAGTCGTGAGGACTTCATATATATTCGCCGGGACACGTTTTAAAATTTTTGCTACGCTTGTTTTTGTGAATTCTTTTTTTGGGAATGACATTCAGAATTGTCGGAGCATACGAAGCGAAGTTTTCTAGTTACTGAAAGTGATCCCATTTTCGTTGGTAcagtagatagctagctagccatcgtTGGCCGAGACTCGGCAGCAAGGTACAGTAGTTAGCTGATGTATTCATTCGGCTGAATTTCAATGATTTACTTTGTTTCGTAGCCAGCTATCACTCTTAACTTTTATAGAAAACGTATATTATTGGACACGTTTCGAGTCTACTGGAGGAAAAGCCGTTGGATGTTCCACTCCCTGGAGTTAACTAACAGCTTGAACGCTAGCTAGCGATCTGAATTGAAGCTCCCAACAAATTTAGAGGGGCACATTGGCTAGCAAGCTAAATAGTGCAATAGCTAGCTATGCATTTTCTATAGCTAGCTGATCAAGCTAGGAATATTACGTAGTTTGTTATTTTGATGCAATAATTACTAATGGTTATCTAGTTAATTCCCAACACGGGTTTCAACTCAGACTTGTCGGTTTTTAGAAATTCTCATGGTCACGAGGGGCTGGCTGCTCGTCTACGGATAAAGGCAAACCTGGAGGCTGGGAACACCAAATGGGACTGACTCGATTTTCAACatcttaatttattttatttttttaagataCGCTGGCTGTTACTACACCAGGCCCAGGTAAACTGGTTGTATTTTCTATAGGGCGGAAACAGTTCAAGTGGAGCCTGTATCAATATTTTCCAAGGGAACAACGCATCATTGTCAATAGGAACATCATCCCCGACCCTGGTGTCTTGTGCGATAAAGTGGAGAGCTGCACGACGTAAGACTAGGGCTTCTTATTAGAGGTCTTGATTTATCTCAAGAAATTGCTACAGTAGCGAAAATAGCATTATCGTCAGTGGCTTCACTGAATACGTACCATTTCACTGCACATGATTGCAAAACTCTTACATTTGAGGTATTGAATTCAGTATTGGGACATACCCAGATATTTATTTTTCACTGGCAGTCTATCACCGACAATTGAAGGTGTTTTCATGACATTGTTATTTGGAGATTCCGCTCTCAATGTtgttgattttttgttgttgttgatgtcgtCACCTTTTTCAATCATCTCTTCAACATAGACGGATGTTAGGGGAGGGGTATTCAAAGAGTCTGTCTTATCATTCTTTGGAAAATGATAATTGGATATAAATCCCAGCAAATCTAGAAACGGAAGCCCAATGAGCGACACACAGTCCAGTATCACTGATAGGTAAGTACAACCTTTTCCAGGCATTATGTAAACACACTTCACAATGTCATTGAAGGCTGTGTGCCTCTTGGCTCCTGTACTTATGCACCTTTGCTTTATCAGACATGTTATGTTTGATCTCAAATCTTGTGAAAGCCTGCAAGGATTGTTATGGCCACTATGGGAATTTTCTACCGGCTGCATGCAAGTGGCAATTCTTCTCATGTTATGTTATGGCCAATTGTTACAGTTTCTGGAGTCAGCTATAGATTTTTTTCTATCTCTCATATGGTATAGCCTAAGCTGTATGTAAGTAATTTGTATTAAATGTCTATTAGTACTGAATGTTACGCAATATGTATTCCAACAACCCAGGCAAGTAATGTTGCCCCATTTCAAAATGATAAACCAAAAGGCAGGCCTATGTGGGGCTTTATTTTTCATTGCAGTGTTGTTTTTAAGTAGCACAATAACCCCCAATCTATTTTGTCAACCCAGCACTCTACTCAATTCTCCAAATTGTCACACCACTGAAATGGCCCTTTTTGGTAGGGGCAGACCTCTGACCATTTACCATGATTTTGGCACAAACAACCATTTTAATTTAGAAAGAGGTCTTGAGCAGGTTGTTTTTGCACCACCAAGAGTGAAAATGGAATTTGATCTGTTCCAAGAGCTTCAGCCACAATCATGGCAGTAGTAGAGCTGATGAGGCCTGACAGCCAAATGAAGGAATGGTGCAATTGTGTCCTCTGCACCTGAAATCCACTTCCCTGCAAAGAAGGAAATTAACAGACCAGATATTCCGTGTGTAGGCTAACCCTGTAGCCTGTACTGGAAGCTGTTTCATTCATCTTATCCAAAATAGAGAAATTACATTTCCAACATGAGTAGTCTTATGGGGTGTTTTGAATGAATGGGATGCTACTTGGTCAAATTAGGCCTATAGCCTAGTAAAAATAATTCTACCTATGCAACTACATTTGTGCAGTGCagcactcttctctcctctctgtgagcTGCATTTGGTTTGTTTATGCTTTGGCTTGTCTAAAGGCAACAATACACTAGACAATTTTGCTTTCTACGGGCTCTAACTATCGGAGAACCTCACATTTAACGATTCAGTCAGGCCAAATTGTAGTGACCTAGTAATCGGTTTAGTACATACACCTGCCGCACCTCTGTGGCAGTATGATTTGGACAATTGGGCCGGAATCAGGCTATACTTGCTGGGCAGGTTTGCACATGTGCAGGCCTAGTAAGGAAACCATCATAGCAACTGAAGAAGCATAACAATGCGCATAGAAGGAACTGTGCACGTGGATTACCGATGTCCTGTTCAGTTTGAGAGCACGAAGATGAGTACTGGAGGTAAACTTTGATAGCTTGCTGCTGCTATAATTGATTTGAATAAACACTATGTTTTGTTGCCCATGGTTAAGCTATTTATCAGAGATGTTGCCCTCACAAATAAGCCAGATTCGAGTAACTTACACAACTTGCATTACATTGAAGCGGCAGCCACGGCACAATCAATCAGAGATGGACAGCGCATGGGTGCTGAAATTGGgcttcattttaatttgacttaCTAACAACTAGAGCTTAGTGTTGAAACCAATTTCTTGTTATTTAAGAAATAAGAGCTAGGGCTGTGGCGGCCATGCAATTGAGTAATTGTCACAGTAATTGAcctttaattaacataaacacttttagcatctccagtcctccacGAATATAAGCCGCTGATGCGTGCCTtttggaatatctacattttttaaaagtataaaaatcaatttaatatacatCACAAtaaattaattatttattttaggcaggtctaaagaaacatgatatgaagaaaatctatttcagaagaacagaatgagTTACTTGGCTTACTGTATATTATCTGGCTATATACCAtcccataggctgtaggcttgttcatttagcacaCAATATATGCTTATAAGTCCCTTGCCATTGTtttatgattttatagtaagaagaatatcattgaacttagctgaataaaatttaaaggatatttttcccatttcGGAGGGAGTGCAGCACacatgaagtggctatgttgagtataaaagtgatcatttgaaacaggtcctatacgctagatttagagttatttggcaacttcaGTTGTAAGTGACACAAACAGTTAGAATGTCTTACAAATCAAAACCTacactaaatgaccaaaagtatgtggacatctgcttgtcgaacatctcattccaaaatcatgaccattaatatggagttggttctcCGTTtcctgccataacagcctccactcttctgggaaggctttccctaATTGCTGGAACATTtctgttgggcgattaggcctggctcgcagttggcgttctaattcatcccaaaggtgttcgatgggattgaggtcaaggctctgtgttggccagtcaagtttttccacactaatcttgacaaaacatttctgtatggacctcgctttgtgcacgggggcattgtcatgctgaaataggaaagggccttcccaaagctgttgccacaaagttggaagcacagaatcatttagaatgtcattgtatgctgtagcgttaagatttcctttcactggaattAACGGGCCTAGCCCGAAAAatcaaaaacagccccagaccattattcctcctccaccagactttacagttggcactatgcatttggtcAGGTAGCGATCTCCTTGCACCCGCTTAAccagatttgtctgttggactgccagatggtgaagcgtgattcatcacgtttacactgctccagaggacagaccatttttacacgcTACAGCACTCGGTTGGcccgttttgtgagcttgtgtggcctaccacttcgcggctgagccgttgttgctcctagacatttccacttcacaataatagcacttacagtttacTGGTGAAGCTCTagcggggcagaaatttgacaaactgacttgttggaaaggtggcatcctatgatggtgccacgttgaaagtcactgagctcttcagtaaggccgttctattgccaatgtttgtctatggagattgcatggctgtgtgcttgattttatacacctgtcagcaaccggtgtggctgaaatagacaaatccacaaatttgaagggctgtccacatacttttgaaaaatgagtttcgATTTACAATGTCTCGTTATCAAATGGGCAGGGGGGAAAAAGACAGATGCCGCTTTTCCGTGTGTTTGTTTTTCAATCATGCCAGGTAGGCTACTCCAGTTATTTCACTCCATGCATAAACCACTGTGTGAGGAGCATGCACTCTCGCTGCATGACCGATGATATTCTGGCCAAACTCCATATGCCATGGGCTCCCCTACCCTGTTCCTGCATCTTCCCAGTGTTTgtaatttgggaaaccaagtgaaatttGTTCGTGAACATTGAAAGTAACATGTTTTCACGAGGGATGCAAgatatatcggtgaacaaatCGGAATccgacgatattagctaaaaatggcaACATGTTTcggccgatgtctagtttaacgccgatttgcaaaaccgatgtcaaagctctTGTGCATACCCATATAACGTAATGATGCCGCGTAAAATTTTACGCtatacgtgcaacacagcattcctaaactagcccgctatgtctgctgtgtggatcgagcagtcaacaagtcgagaaGTTATTTGAAAGAATAACAACATTTCAGCGTGACAACTAaaaggcaaaatccattaaaGGCAAGATAATGGAAtccattgcccttgacaatca
This window contains:
- the LOC112265070 gene encoding TLC domain-containing protein 5-like; translated protein: MTSLSVGVVLCLTGWITLYTLLCNTNGSRGSEWNCRLVTLFHGILAVCITAYIGYVEGPWPFTHPGTKNTPLQITAMVISLGYFIFDMGWCVYFRTEGPVMLIHHTMSILGILLTLSLGESGIESCAVIFASEITNPLLQARWFLRQLGRYESLTGEAVDVLFVVLFVFMRIVVGGRMLYCELISPWPRFIIKCEGVAMYVLSWVFMVDIGRFAYRKSQSKYRRWRNQHRSAAANGHDGKQTERLPYHDE